A DNA window from Streptococcus parapneumoniae contains the following coding sequences:
- a CDS encoding ISL3 family transposase, which translates to MEQLHFITKLLDIKDPNIQIMDVVNMDTHKEIIAKLDCEAPSCPECGSQMKKYDFQKPSKIPYLETTGMPTRILLRKRRFKCYHCSKMMVAETSLVKKNHQIPRIINQKIAQKLIEKSSMTDIAHQLAISTSTVIRKLNDFRFKSDFSYLPEIMSWDEYAFTKGKMSFIAQDFDKLNIITVLEGRTQAIIRNHFLRYDRAVRCQVKIITMDMFNPYYDLAKQLFPNAKIVLDRFHIVQHMSRAMSRMRVQIMNQFHRKSHEYKAIKRYWKLIQQDSRKLSYKRFYRPTFRMHLTNKEILDKLLSYSEDLKHHYHLYQLLLFHFQNKEPDKFFGLIEDNLKQVHPLFQTVFKTFLKDKEKIANALQLPYSNAKLEATNNLIKLIKRNAFGFRNFENFKKRIFIALNIKKERTKFVLSRA; encoded by the coding sequence TGTGAGGCCCCATCTTGCCCTGAGTGCGGAAGTCAAATGAAGAAATATGATTTTCAAAAACCTTCTAAAATTCCTTATCTTGAAACGACTGGTATGCCTACTAGAATTCTCCTTAGAAAGCGTCGATTCAAGTGCTATCACTGTTCAAAAATGATGGTCGCCGAAACCTCTCTCGTCAAGAAAAATCACCAAATCCCTCGTATTATCAACCAAAAAATTGCGCAAAAATTGATTGAAAAGTCTTCTATGACCGATATTGCTCATCAGCTGGCTATTTCAACTTCAACTGTCATTCGTAAGCTCAATGATTTCCGTTTTAAGTCTGATTTTTCTTACCTCCCTGAGATTATGTCCTGGGACGAGTACGCCTTTACAAAGGGAAAGATGAGCTTTATTGCGCAAGATTTTGACAAGCTCAATATCATCACTGTTCTTGAGGGTAGAACACAAGCTATCATCCGAAATCACTTTCTGCGCTACGATAGAGCCGTTCGTTGTCAGGTGAAAATCATTACTATGGATATGTTTAACCCCTACTATGACTTGGCTAAACAGCTTTTTCCAAACGCTAAAATCGTGTTGGATCGTTTCCATATTGTCCAACACATGAGCCGTGCTATGAGTCGTATGCGTGTCCAAATCATGAATCAGTTTCATCGAAAATCCCATGAATACAAGGCTATCAAACGCTACTGGAAACTCATCCAACAAGATAGTCGGAAACTCAGCTATAAACGTTTTTATCGCCCTACTTTTCGCATGCACTTGACGAATAAAGAAATTCTAGACAAGCTTTTGAGCTATTCAGAAGACTTGAAACATCACTACCATCTCTATCAACTCTTGCTTTTTCACTTTCAGAATAAGGAACCGGATAAATTTTTCGGGCTCATTGAGGACAATCTAAAGCAGGTTCATCCTCTTTTTCAGACTGTCTTTAAAACCTTCCTCAAGGATAAAGAGAAAATTGCCAACGCCCTTCAACTACCCTATTCCAACGCCAAACTGGAAGCCACCAATAATCTCATCAAACTTATCAAGCGCAATGCCTTTGGATTTCGGAACTTTGAAAACTTCAAAAAACGGATTTTTATCGCTCTGAATATCAAAAAAGAAAGGACGAAATTTGTCCTTTCTCGAGCTTAG
- the adcA gene encoding zinc ABC transporter substrate-binding lipoprotein AdcA: MKKISLLLASLCALFLVACSHQKQADGKLNIVTTFYPVYEFTKQVAGDTANVELLIGAGTEPHEYEPSAKAVAKIQDADTFVYENENMETWVPKLLDTLDKKKVKTIKATGDMLLLPGGEEEEGDHDHGEEGHHHEFDPHVWLSPVRAIKLVEHIRDSLSADYPDKKETFEKNASAYIEKLQALDKAYAEGLSQAKQKSFVTQHAAFNYLALDYGLKQVAISGLSPDAEPSAARLAELTEYVKKNKIAYIYFEENASQALANTLSKEAGVKTDVLNPLESLTEEDTKAGENYISIMEKNLKALKQTTDQEGPAIEPEKEEDTKTVQNGYFEDADVKDRTLSDYAGNWQSVYPFLEDGTFDQVFDYKAKLTGKMTQAEYKAYYTKGYQTDVTKINITDNTMEFVQGGQSKKYTYKYVGKKILTYKKGNRGVRFLFEATDADAGQFKYVQFSDHNIAPVKAEHFHIFFGGTSQEALFEEMDNWPTYYPDNLSGQEIAQEMLAH, from the coding sequence ATGAAAAAAATTAGCTTATTACTAGCCAGTCTATGTGCCTTGTTTTTAGTGGCTTGTTCCCATCAAAAACAGGCAGATGGCAAACTCAATATCGTGACAACCTTTTATCCTGTCTATGAATTTACCAAGCAAGTCGCAGGAGATACTGCTAATGTAGAACTCCTCATCGGTGCTGGGACAGAACCCCATGAATATGAACCGTCTGCCAAGGCGGTTGCTAAAATCCAAGACGCAGACACCTTCGTTTATGAAAATGAAAACATGGAAACGTGGGTCCCTAAATTGCTAGATACCTTGGATAAGAAAAAGGTGAAAACCATCAAGGCGACAGGCGATATGTTGCTCTTGCCAGGTGGTGAGGAAGAAGAGGGAGACCATGACCATGGAGAAGAAGGTCATCACCATGAGTTTGACCCCCATGTTTGGTTATCACCAGTTCGTGCCATTAAACTTGTAGAGCACATCCGCGACAGTTTATCAGCAGATTATCCTGATAAAAAAGAGACCTTTGAAAAGAACGCATCTGCCTATATCGAAAAATTGCAAGCCTTGGATAAGGCTTATGCAGAAGGTTTGTCTCAAGCCAAACAAAAGAGCTTTGTAACGCAACACGCAGCCTTTAACTATCTGGCCTTGGACTATGGACTCAAACAAGTCGCAATCTCAGGTCTCTCTCCAGATGCAGAACCATCAGCTGCACGTTTGGCAGAATTGACAGAGTACGTCAAGAAAAATAAAATCGCCTATATCTACTTTGAAGAAAATGCCTCACAAGCTCTTGCTAATACACTTTCAAAAGAAGCAGGTGTCAAAACTGATGTCCTTAATCCTTTAGAAAGTCTGACAGAAGAGGACACCAAGGCGGGAGAAAATTATATCTCTATCATGGAGAAAAACCTCAAAGCTTTGAAACAAACAACAGACCAAGAAGGCCCAGCAATTGAGCCTGAAAAGGAAGAAGATACGAAGACAGTCCAAAATGGTTACTTTGAGGATGCAGACGTCAAGGACCGCACCTTGAGTGACTATGCAGGTAACTGGCAATCAGTTTATCCTTTCCTTGAAGATGGCACGTTTGATCAAGTCTTTGACTACAAGGCTAAGTTGACTGGTAAGATGACTCAGGCTGAGTACAAGGCCTACTATACAAAAGGCTATCAGACAGATGTCACTAAGATCAACATTACTGATAATACTATGGAATTTGTTCAAGGTGGACAAAGTAAGAAATATACTTACAAGTATGTTGGTAAGAAAATCTTAACTTACAAGAAAGGCAATCGTGGCGTGCGCTTCCTTTTTGAAGCGACAGATGCGGACGCTGGACAGTTCAAGTATGTTCAGTTTAGTGACCACAATATCGCCCCAGTTAAGGCAGAACATTTCCATATTTTCTTTGGAGGAACAAGCCAAGAAGCCCTCTTTGAAGAAATGGATAACTGGCCAACCTACTACCCAGATAACCTATCTGGACAAGAAATCGCCCAAGAAATGTTGGCGCATTGA
- a CDS encoding metal ABC transporter permease produces the protein MLSLLSYDFMQRAFLAVIAMSLFSPVLGTFLILRRQSLMSDTLSHVSLSGVAFGLVLGISPTVSTIAIVLIAAVFLEYLRTVYKSFMEIGTAILMSTGLAVSLIVMSKGKSSSSMSLDQYLFGSIVTISEEQVISLFVIAAVVLILTFLFLRPMYILTFDEDTAFVDGLPVRTMSILFNMVTGVAIALMIPAAGALLVSTIMVLPASIALRLGKNFKSVMLLASAIGFLGMVAGLYISYYAETPASASITIIFVTVFLLISLVRRFIK, from the coding sequence ATGCTTAGTTTATTATCTTATGACTTTATGCAACGCGCCTTTCTGGCGGTTATTGCTATGAGTCTTTTCTCGCCAGTTCTTGGAACCTTCCTTATCTTGCGTCGTCAGAGTTTGATGAGTGATACCCTCAGCCACGTCTCGCTTTCAGGTGTAGCCTTTGGTCTGGTTCTGGGGATTTCTCCGACTGTTTCTACGATTGCTATTGTCTTGATTGCGGCTGTCTTTCTGGAGTATCTCCGTACGGTTTATAAGAGCTTTATGGAAATCGGGACAGCAATCCTCATGTCAACGGGTCTGGCTGTTTCTCTGATTGTCATGAGCAAGGGTAAAAGCTCAAGTTCTATGAGTTTGGACCAGTATCTTTTTGGTTCAATTGTGACTATCAGCGAAGAGCAGGTTATTTCCCTCTTTGTCATTGCGGCAGTTGTTTTGATTTTGACCTTCCTCTTCCTTCGTCCTATGTATATCTTGACCTTTGATGAGGATACGGCCTTTGTGGATGGCTTGCCCGTTCGTACCATGTCTATTCTTTTTAACATGGTGACGGGGGTGGCCATTGCCCTTATGATTCCTGCTGCGGGAGCTCTTCTGGTATCGACCATTATGGTCTTGCCAGCGAGTATTGCCCTGCGTCTGGGGAAAAACTTTAAATCGGTTATGTTGCTTGCCAGTGCTATTGGATTTTTGGGAATGGTAGCAGGACTTTACATTTCCTACTATGCAGAAACACCTGCAAGTGCAAGTATTACTATTATTTTTGTAACTGTTTTCTTGCTAATTAGTTTAGTAAGACGTTTTATCAAATAG
- a CDS encoding metal ABC transporter ATP-binding protein — protein sequence MRYITVEDLSFYYDKEPVLEHINYSVDSGEFVTLTGENGAAKTTLIKASLGILQPRIGKVTISKTNAQGKKLRIAYLPQQIASFNAGFPSTVYEFVKSGRYPRKGWFRRLNAHDEEHIKASLDSVGMWEHRDKRLGSLSGGQKQRAVIARMFASDPDVFILDEPTTGMDAGSKNEFYELMHHSAHHHGKAVLMITHDPEEVKDYADRNIHLVRNQDSPWRCFNVHENDQEVGHA from the coding sequence ATGAGATACATTACGGTAGAGGATTTATCCTTCTATTATGATAAGGAGCCCGTTCTTGAACATATCAATTATAGTGTTGATAGTGGGGAATTTGTTACCTTGACAGGGGAAAATGGGGCTGCTAAGACGACACTGATCAAGGCCAGTCTTGGAATCCTCCAACCACGCATTGGTAAGGTGACCATTTCAAAGACAAATGCCCAGGGTAAGAAATTGAGAATAGCTTACCTTCCTCAACAGATTGCTAGTTTTAATGCGGGTTTTCCAAGTACGGTTTATGAATTTGTCAAGTCGGGTCGCTATCCGCGAAAGGGTTGGTTCCGTCGCTTGAATGCTCATGATGAGGAGCATATCAAGGCCAGTCTGGATTCAGTTGGCATGTGGGAACACCGAGACAAACGCTTGGGGTCTCTCTCTGGGGGGCAAAAACAGAGAGCGGTGATTGCGCGTATGTTTGCTTCTGACCCTGATGTGTTTATCCTAGATGAGCCGACAACGGGGATGGATGCAGGAAGTAAAAATGAATTTTACGAACTCATGCACCACAGCGCCCATCATCATGGCAAGGCTGTTTTGATGATTACCCATGATCCTGAAGAAGTTAAGGATTATGCGGACCGCAATATTCATCTAGTCCGTAACCAAGACTCGCCATGGCGTTGTTTCAACGTTCATGAGAATGACCAGGAGGTGGGCCATGCTTAG
- the adcR gene encoding zinc-dependent transcriptional regulator AdcR: protein MRQLAKDIDAFLNEVILQAENQHEILIGHCTSEVALTNTQEHILMLLSEESLTNSELARRLNVSQAAVTKAIKSLVKEGMLETSKDPKDARVIFYQLTDLARPIAEEHHHHHEHTLLTYEQVATQFTPNEQKVIQRFLTALVGEIK, encoded by the coding sequence ATGAGACAGCTAGCGAAGGATATTGATGCCTTTTTGAATGAGGTAATTTTGCAGGCGGAAAACCAACATGAAATCCTAATAGGTCATTGCACTAGCGAGGTGGCCCTGACTAATACCCAGGAGCACATTCTTATGCTCTTGTCGGAGGAATCTTTAACAAATTCAGAATTGGCGCGTCGCCTCAATGTCAGTCAGGCGGCAGTTACCAAGGCCATTAAGTCTTTGGTCAAGGAAGGGATGTTGGAAACATCTAAAGATCCTAAGGATGCGCGTGTGATTTTTTATCAGTTGACTGATTTGGCTCGTCCAATTGCTGAGGAGCACCACCATCACCATGAGCACACACTTTTAACCTATGAACAAGTGGCGACTCAGTTTACTCCAAATGAACAAAAAGTGATCCAGCGGTTTTTGACTGCTTTAGTAGGAGAAATCAAATAA
- the dltD gene encoding D-alanyl-lipoteichoic acid biosynthesis protein DltD, producing the protein MLKRLWMIFGPVLIASLLVFLLIFFYPTEMRHNLGAEKRSAVATTIDSFKERSQKVRALSDPNIRFVPFFGSSEWLRFDGAHPAVLAEKYNRSYRPYLLGQRGAASLNQYFGMQQMLPQLENKQVVYVISPQWFSKNGYEPAAFQQYFNGDQLTSFLEHQSGDQASQYAATRLLQQFPNVAMKDLVQKLASKEELSTADNEMIELLARFNERQASFFGQFSVRGYINYEKHVAKYLNTLPDQFSYQAIEDVVKADAEKNTSNNDLGMENDFYNKQIKKDLKKLKDSQKSFTYLKSPEYNDLQLVLTQFSKSKVNPIFIIPPVNKKWMDYAGLREEMYQQTVQKIRYQLESQGFTNIADFSKDGGEPFFMKDTIHLGWLGWLAFDKAVDPFLSNPTPAPTYHLNERFFSKDWATYDGDVKEFQ; encoded by the coding sequence ATGCTTAAACGCTTATGGATGATCTTCGGACCGGTCTTGATAGCTAGTTTGTTGGTTTTTCTGCTCATTTTCTTTTATCCTACTGAGATGCGTCATAATCTAGGAGCTGAAAAGCGTTCAGCAGTGGCTACTACTATCGATAGTTTTAAGGAGCGAAGTCAAAAGGTCAGAGCACTATCTGATCCGAACATACGTTTTGTTCCCTTCTTTGGCTCTAGTGAATGGCTTCGTTTTGACGGTGCTCATCCTGCAGTCTTGGCTGAGAAGTATAATCGCTCCTACCGTCCGTATCTTTTAGGACAGAGGGGAGCTGCATCGCTTAACCAGTATTTTGGAATGCAACAGATGTTGCCACAGCTAGAGAATAAACAAGTTGTGTATGTTATCTCACCCCAGTGGTTCAGTAAAAATGGCTATGAGCCAGCAGCCTTTCAGCAGTATTTTAATGGAGACCAGTTGACCAGTTTTCTGGAACATCAATCTGGAGATCAGGCTAGTCAATATGCAGCGACTCGCTTGCTGCAGCAGTTTCCAAACGTAGCTATGAAGGATCTGGTTCAGAAGTTGGCAAGCAAAGAAGAATTATCGACGGCAGACAATGAAATGATTGAATTATTGGCTCGTTTTAATGAGCGCCAAGCTTCCTTTTTTGGTCAGTTTTCGGTTAGAGGCTATATCAACTACGAGAAGCATGTAGCTAAGTATTTAAATACCTTGCCAGACCAGTTTTCTTATCAAGCAATAGAAGATGTTGTCAAAGCAGATGCTGAAAAAAATACTTCCAATAATGATCTGGGAATGGAGAATGATTTCTATAATAAGCAGATCAAGAAGGATTTGAAGAAATTAAAGGATTCTCAGAAAAGCTTTACCTATCTCAAGTCGCCAGAGTATAATGACTTGCAGTTGGTTTTAACACAGTTTTCTAAATCCAAGGTAAACCCGATTTTTATCATTCCACCTGTTAATAAAAAATGGATGGACTATGCTGGTCTACGAGAGGAAATGTACCAACAAACGGTGCAGAAGATTCGCTACCAGTTAGAAAGTCAAGGGTTTACCAATATAGCAGATTTTTCTAAGGACGGCGGGGAGCCTTTCTTTATGAAGGACACCATTCACCTTGGTTGGTTGGGTTGGTTGGCTTTTGACAAGGCAGTTGATCCTTTCCTATCCAATCCCACACCAGCTCCGACTTACCATCTGAATGAGCGCTTTTTCAGCAAAGATTGGGCGACTTATGATGGAGATGTCAAAGAATTTCAATAG
- the dltC gene encoding D-alanine--poly(phosphoribitol) ligase subunit DltC, with product MDIKSEVIKIIDELFMEDVSDMMDEDLFDAGVLDSMGTVELIVEIENRFDIRVPVTEFGRDDWNTANKIIAGIVELQNA from the coding sequence ATGGATATCAAATCAGAAGTTATCAAAATTATTGATGAGTTGTTTATGGAAGATGTTTCTGACATGATGGATGAAGATCTTTTTGACGCAGGTGTCTTGGATAGTATGGGAACGGTTGAGTTGATTGTGGAGATTGAAAACCGTTTTGACATTCGTGTCCCTGTAACAGAGTTTGGTCGCGACGACTGGAATACAGCTAATAAAATCATAGCTGGTATTGTGGAGCTACAAAATGCTTAA
- the dltB gene encoding D-alanyl-lipoteichoic acid biosynthesis protein DltB, translating to MMEFFQQLPHLEPYGNPQYFVYVIAATLPIFIGLFFKKRFAWYEVLVSLFFIVTMLVGGKTNQLAALGIYLCWEILLLLFYKHYRKSKDGKWVFYLVSFLSLLPIIFVKVQPAINGTQSLLGFLGISYLTFRSVGIIIELRDGVIKDFTLWEFLRFLLFMPTFSSGPIDRFKRFNENYQTIPERDELMDMLDESVRYIMWGFLYKFILAHVLGETLLPPLKNLALQSGGFFNPYALAVMYTFGLELFFDFAGYSMFALAISNLMGIRSPINFNKPFLSRDLKEFWNRWHMSLSFWFRDFVFMRMVMVLTRKKVFKNRNVTSSVAYIVNMLIMGFWHGVTWYYIAYGLFHGLGLVINDAWVRKKKTLNKERKKAGKAALPENRWIQLLGMVVTFHVVMLSFLIFSGFLNDLWFKK from the coding sequence ATGATGGAGTTCTTTCAACAGCTTCCTCATTTAGAGCCATACGGCAATCCTCAGTATTTTGTCTATGTGATTGCTGCAACCTTGCCCATCTTTATCGGTCTCTTTTTCAAGAAACGCTTTGCCTGGTACGAAGTGCTGGTAAGTCTCTTCTTTATTGTCACCATGTTGGTAGGTGGGAAGACCAATCAGTTGGCTGCCTTGGGTATTTACCTTTGCTGGGAAATATTGCTCCTGCTTTTCTACAAGCATTATCGAAAAAGCAAGGATGGCAAGTGGGTCTTCTACTTAGTTAGTTTTCTGTCCCTCCTTCCGATTATCTTTGTCAAGGTGCAGCCAGCTATCAATGGAACGCAGTCTTTGCTTGGATTTTTGGGAATTTCTTACCTGACATTTCGTTCGGTTGGGATTATCATCGAGCTGAGAGATGGAGTGATTAAGGATTTTACCCTCTGGGAATTCCTTCGTTTCCTTCTCTTCATGCCGACCTTTTCAAGTGGTCCAATCGATCGCTTTAAGCGATTTAATGAAAATTATCAGACCATTCCTGAGCGAGATGAGTTGATGGATATGCTGGATGAATCTGTTCGCTATATCATGTGGGGCTTTTTGTACAAGTTTATCCTAGCTCATGTTTTAGGAGAGACCTTACTCCCTCCTTTGAAGAATTTAGCCTTGCAGTCAGGTGGCTTCTTTAACCCCTATGCCTTGGCAGTCATGTATACCTTTGGTCTGGAACTTTTCTTTGACTTTGCAGGTTATTCTATGTTTGCCTTAGCCATTTCAAATTTGATGGGAATCCGTAGCCCTATCAACTTTAACAAGCCCTTTTTATCAAGGGATTTGAAGGAGTTTTGGAATCGCTGGCACATGAGCCTTTCTTTCTGGTTCCGTGACTTTGTCTTTATGCGAATGGTCATGGTGTTGACCAGAAAGAAGGTCTTTAAAAATCGCAATGTAACCTCAAGTGTGGCCTACATTGTAAATATGCTGATTATGGGATTTTGGCATGGAGTGACCTGGTACTATATCGCCTATGGACTCTTTCATGGATTAGGCTTGGTCATCAATGACGCTTGGGTTCGCAAGAAAAAAACGCTCAATAAGGAGCGGAAAAAAGCAGGGAAAGCTGCTCTGCCTGAGAATCGCTGGATTCAGTTGCTTGGCATGGTTGTCACCTTCCATGTCGTCATGCTGTCATTCTTAATCTTTTCTGGATTTTTGAATGATCTATGGTTTAAAAAATAA
- the dltA gene encoding D-alanine--poly(phosphoribitol) ligase subunit DltA: MSNKPIADMIETIEHFAQTQPSYPVYNVLGQEHTYGDLKADSDSLAAAIDQLGLPEKSPVVVFGGQEYEMLATFVALTKSGHAYIPIDSHSALERVSAILEVAEPSLIIAISDFPVEQVSTPMMNLAQVQEAFAQGNNYEITHPVKGDDNYYIIFTSGTTGKPKGVQISHDNLLSFTNWMITDKEFATPSRPQMLAQPPYSFDLSVMYWAPTLALGGTLFALPSAITQDFKQLFATIFSLPIAIWTSTPSFADMAMLSEDFNSEKMPGITHFYFDGEELTVKTAQKLRERFPNARIINAYGPTEATVALSAVAVTDEMLATLKRLPIGYTKADSPTFIIDEEGNKLPNGEQGEIIVSGPAVSKGYMNNPEKTAEAFFEFEGLPAYHTGDVGTMTDEGLLLYGGRMDFQIKFNGYRIELEDVSQNLNKSRFIDSAVAVPRYNKDHKVQNLLAYVILKDGVREQFERDIDITKAIKEDLTDIMMSYMMPSKFLYQDSLPLTPNGKIDIKGLINEVNKR, encoded by the coding sequence GTGTCAAATAAACCAATAGCAGATATGATTGAAACCATTGAGCATTTTGCTCAGACACAGCCTAGCTATCCTGTTTATAATGTTTTGGGGCAGGAACACACTTATGGCGATTTGAAGGCTGATTCGGATAGTTTAGCTGCAGCCATTGACCAACTAGGCTTGCCTGAGAAGTCTCCTGTGGTCGTTTTTGGTGGCCAAGAATATGAAATGTTGGCAACTTTTGTAGCCTTGACTAAGTCAGGACATGCCTACATTCCCATTGACAGTCATTCGGCCTTGGAGCGAGTTTCGGCTATTTTAGAAGTAGCGGAGCCAAGTTTGATTATTGCCATTTCAGACTTTCCAGTGGAGCAGGTTTCTACACCGATGATGAATCTAGCTCAGGTTCAAGAAGCCTTTGCTCAAGGGAATAACTATGAAATCACGCATCCAGTCAAGGGCGATGATAATTACTATATCATCTTTACTTCTGGTACGACTGGTAAGCCAAAGGGAGTGCAGATTTCCCATGATAACCTCCTCAGCTTTACCAATTGGATGATTACGGACAAGGAATTTGCGACGCCAAGTCGTCCGCAAATGCTGGCTCAGCCACCTTATTCTTTTGACCTGTCTGTCATGTACTGGGCACCGACCTTGGCACTTGGTGGTACGCTTTTTGCTCTTCCATCTGCCATTACTCAGGACTTTAAGCAACTCTTTGCGACCATCTTTTCATTGCCGATTGCTATCTGGACATCAACCCCTTCTTTTGCGGATATGGCCATGTTGTCTGAAGACTTCAACAGTGAGAAAATGCCTGGTATCACTCATTTTTACTTTGATGGCGAAGAATTGACGGTTAAAACGGCTCAAAAACTACGCGAGCGTTTCCCAAATGCCCGTATTATCAATGCCTATGGTCCAACAGAAGCGACAGTGGCTCTGTCAGCTGTTGCTGTGACAGACGAGATGTTGGCGACTCTCAAACGCCTACCAATCGGCTATACCAAGGCTGATTCTCCAACCTTTATCATTGACGAGGAAGGCAATAAATTGCCAAATGGCGAACAGGGAGAAATCATTGTTTCTGGACCAGCCGTTTCAAAAGGCTATATGAACAATCCTGAAAAAACAGCGGAAGCCTTCTTTGAATTTGAAGGTCTACCAGCCTACCATACAGGAGATGTGGGAACTATGACAGATGAAGGCTTACTTCTCTACGGCGGACGCATGGACTTCCAAATTAAGTTCAACGGTTACCGCATTGAGTTAGAAGATGTCTCTCAAAACCTCAACAAGTCTCGCTTTATCGATTCTGCTGTCGCTGTCCCACGTTATAATAAAGACCACAAGGTGCAAAATCTATTGGCCTATGTCATTTTAAAAGATGGTGTGCGTGAGCAGTTTGAGCGTGATATCGATATTACCAAGGCCATTAAGGAAGATTTGACAGACATCATGATGTCCTACATGATGCCGTCTAAATTCCTTTATCAAGACAGTTTGCCACTGACTCCAAATGGAAAGATTGACATTAAAGGATTGATTAACGAGGTGAATAAGAGATGA
- a CDS encoding teichoic acid D-Ala incorporation-associated protein DltX, with the protein MKQRKELYLFLGRTALYFLIFLGLLYFFSYLGQGQGSFIYNEF; encoded by the coding sequence ATGAAACAGAGAAAAGAATTGTACCTCTTTCTTGGTCGGACAGCCTTGTATTTTCTTATCTTTCTAGGGCTGCTTTACTTCTTTAGCTATCTTGGTCAGGGTCAAGGAAGCTTTATCTATAATGAATTTTAA
- a CDS encoding MIP/aquaporin family protein has protein sequence MMNELFGEFLGTLILILLGNGVVAGVVLPKTKSNNAGWIVITMGWGIAVAVAVFVSGKLSPAHLNPAVTIGVALKGGLPWASVFPYILAQFAGAMLGQILVWLQFKPHYEVEENAGNILATFSTGPAIKDTVSNLISEILGTFVLVLTIFALGLYDFQAGIGTFAVGTLIVGIGLSLGGTTGYALNPARDLGPRIMHSILPISNKGDGDWSYAWIPVVGPVIGAALAVLVFSLF, from the coding sequence ATGATGAATGAATTATTTGGAGAATTTTTGGGGACTTTAATCCTGATTCTTCTAGGAAATGGTGTTGTTGCAGGTGTGGTTCTTCCTAAAACCAAGAGCAACAATGCAGGTTGGATTGTGATTACCATGGGTTGGGGGATTGCAGTTGCGGTTGCAGTATTTGTATCTGGAAAACTCAGTCCGGCTCATTTAAACCCAGCTGTGACCATTGGTGTAGCCTTAAAAGGTGGTTTGCCTTGGGCTTCCGTTTTCCCTTATATCCTAGCTCAGTTCGCAGGGGCCATGCTCGGTCAGATTTTGGTTTGGTTGCAATTCAAACCGCATTATGAGGTAGAAGAAAATGCAGGCAATATCCTAGCCACCTTCAGTACCGGGCCAGCCATCAAGGATACAGTTTCTAACTTGATCAGCGAAATCCTTGGAACTTTTGTATTGGTCTTGACAATTTTTGCTTTGGGTCTTTACGATTTTCAGGCAGGTATCGGAACCTTTGCAGTGGGAACTTTGATTGTCGGTATCGGTCTATCACTAGGTGGGACAACAGGTTATGCCTTGAACCCAGCTCGTGACCTTGGACCTCGTATCATGCACAGTATCCTTCCAATTTCAAACAAGGGAGACGGAGACTGGTCTTATGCTTGGATTCCTGTTGTGGGACCTGTTATCGGTGCAGCCTTGGCAGTGCTTGTATTCTCACTTTTCTAG